GGGATGCCGGCAACGGATCATGCAGCGCCGCGCGCACGACCGCCGAGCACATGAAGCCGCTCGTGAAAGGCGAGGTTGCCGCGGTCGAGCTACGCACCCGCCCGCAGCCCGCCCCGGAACTCGCCTTCACCGGCCCGGACGGCCAGCCCATGACGCTGGCCGCGCTCAAGGGCAAGACGCTGCTGGTCAACCTCTGGGCGACCTGGTGCGCGCCCTGCCTCAAGGAGATGCCGGCGCTCGACACCCTCCAGAAGGAGATGGGCGGCCCGGATTTCGCGGTCGTCGCGATCAACATCGATACGCGCAACCTCGACAAGCCGAAGACATGGCTCGCCGAGAACAAGGTCGCCACCCTCCCCTTCTATGGCGATCCGCA
Above is a genomic segment from Bosea sp. NBC_00550 containing:
- the tlpA gene encoding thiol:disulfide interchange protein TlpA; its protein translation is MARRTKILAATGALALVVLGGGAAFYSVTGDAGNGSCSAARTTAEHMKPLVKGEVAAVELRTRPQPAPELAFTGPDGQPMTLAALKGKTLLVNLWATWCAPCLKEMPALDTLQKEMGGPDFAVVAINIDTRNLDKPKTWLAENKVATLPFYGDPQAATFQALRKAHKVEGMPVSIIVDKSGCELGIIQGPADWASADSKALMRAAIGKP